From the genome of Flavobacterium luteolum, one region includes:
- the dnaG gene encoding DNA primase codes for MISQSTIDSVFETARVEEVIGDFVNLKRAGSNFKGLSPFSDERSPSFMVSPAKGIWKDFSTGKGGNSVKFLMEHSQFTYPEAIRYLAKKYNIEIEETEQTEAEKANTDIRESMYLVSEFAAKYFQDVLVNSEEGKAIGLSYFKERGFTNETIKKFNLGYSPETWDALTKEALGKGYKLEFLESTGLTIPREDRPFDRFKGRVMFPIQSMSGRVLGFGGRILTNDKKAAKYLNSPESDIYHKSKVLYGIYHAKQSIAKQNNCYLVEGYTDVIQFSQAGIENVVASSGTALTPDQIRLINRLTRNITVLFDGDAAGLRASIRGIDLILEEGMNVRVCSFPDGEDPDSFARKNSHDDLVAYLENNSKDFIQFKASILMGEAKNDPIKKADLIRDMVASISKIPDRIQREVYIQECARIMDISEQVLTSTLAQLIQKDIAEANKKQKQEQKPFEVVRNQPPQAGTFSGGDPDDPRTGPPEGYDYPGDPGYYPPQQTQKVDILYGFERKVIEVLLLYGSVVEDFEDVFLKADEEGNVKEVSEKRQYKVFEKIYLSLQEDEIELSNVLFKNIYTNIIDFYNQNETFSLDRYLMHLEPEFAQEVTNILMEDERLTIHNWEGQNIFPKQKSETIEQNVSETIFAMRWYLVSAIIAELKNSLLTNPQEDNSEVLSMVIDYSKLLNNFSKKLGRVVVPYH; via the coding sequence TTGATTTCACAAAGCACCATTGACTCTGTTTTTGAAACTGCTCGAGTAGAGGAGGTTATCGGCGATTTTGTCAATTTAAAACGCGCAGGAAGTAACTTTAAAGGTTTGAGTCCATTTTCAGATGAGCGTTCGCCATCGTTCATGGTTTCGCCAGCAAAAGGAATTTGGAAAGATTTTAGTACTGGAAAAGGAGGAAATTCTGTCAAGTTCTTAATGGAGCATTCACAATTTACCTATCCAGAAGCCATTCGATATTTAGCCAAAAAATACAATATCGAAATTGAAGAAACCGAACAGACAGAAGCAGAAAAAGCAAATACAGATATTCGAGAAAGTATGTATTTGGTTTCTGAATTCGCAGCCAAATATTTTCAGGATGTTTTGGTTAATTCTGAAGAAGGAAAAGCAATTGGTTTATCTTATTTTAAAGAAAGAGGATTTACCAATGAAACCATTAAAAAATTCAACCTAGGATATTCTCCAGAAACTTGGGATGCTTTAACTAAAGAAGCCTTAGGAAAAGGATACAAGTTAGAATTTCTAGAAAGTACAGGTTTAACAATTCCTAGAGAAGATCGCCCGTTTGACCGATTTAAAGGACGCGTAATGTTTCCAATTCAGAGTATGTCGGGCCGTGTTTTAGGTTTTGGAGGACGTATTTTAACCAATGATAAAAAAGCAGCAAAATATCTGAATTCACCTGAAAGCGATATCTACCATAAAAGTAAAGTTCTTTACGGAATCTATCACGCAAAACAATCTATAGCCAAACAAAATAATTGTTATTTGGTTGAAGGTTATACCGATGTGATTCAGTTCAGTCAAGCCGGAATAGAAAATGTGGTGGCTTCGTCTGGAACAGCTTTAACGCCAGATCAGATTCGTTTGATAAATCGTCTGACGCGAAATATCACCGTTCTTTTTGATGGAGATGCTGCCGGTTTGCGTGCTTCTATTCGAGGAATCGATTTAATTCTGGAAGAAGGAATGAACGTCCGAGTTTGTTCGTTTCCTGATGGAGAAGATCCCGACAGTTTTGCACGTAAAAATTCGCATGATGATTTAGTTGCTTACTTAGAAAATAACAGTAAAGATTTTATACAGTTTAAGGCTTCAATCTTAATGGGCGAAGCTAAAAACGACCCGATAAAAAAAGCAGATCTAATTCGTGACATGGTAGCGAGTATTTCTAAAATACCAGATCGTATTCAGCGAGAAGTATATATTCAGGAATGTGCTCGAATTATGGATATTTCTGAGCAGGTTTTGACAAGTACTTTGGCGCAGCTGATTCAGAAAGATATTGCCGAAGCCAATAAAAAACAAAAGCAGGAACAAAAGCCTTTTGAAGTAGTTAGAAACCAACCTCCGCAGGCAGGTACGTTTTCAGGAGGAGATCCTGATGATCCAAGAACAGGGCCACCAGAAGGTTACGATTATCCTGGAGATCCCGGATATTATCCGCCACAACAAACTCAAAAAGTTGATATTTTATATGGTTTTGAAAGGAAAGTCATTGAAGTTCTACTTTTGTATGGAAGTGTCGTTGAAGATTTTGAAGATGTATTCTTGAAAGCAGATGAAGAAGGAAATGTAAAAGAAGTTTCAGAAAAAAGACAATATAAAGTATTCGAAAAAATATATCTAAGTCTGCAGGAAGATGAGATAGAGCTATCGAATGTTTTATTTAAAAATATTTACACTAATATTATTGATTTTTATAATCAGAATGAAACTTTTAGTTTAGATAGATATTTGATGCATTTAGAGCCTGAATTTGCTCAAGAAGTTACCAATATTTTAATGGAAGACGAAAGGTTAACCATTCATAATTGGGAAGGGCAGAATATTTTTCCAAAACAAAAAAGTGAAACGATTGAGCAGAATGTTTCTGAGACCATATTTGCTATGCGATGGTATTTGGTGTCTGCAATCATTGCAGAATTAAAGAATTCTCTTCTAACGAATCCGCAAGAAGACAATTCAGAAGTTTTAAGTATGGTAATAGATTATTCTAAACTGCTGAATAATTTTTCGAAGAAACTTGGACGTGTAGTCGTACCTTATCACTAA
- a CDS encoding response regulator transcription factor translates to MIKVCLADNHPVTHFGVKSYFKDHDQISIVANVGNFSMVRDILQTKEIDILILDLELEGLSSIFEIKSILKNFPKTKIVIFSDLAEQMYAPNAIKAGVSGYVHKTEKLETLGHSIIKVHEGKIIINETVRKNMALIAKQSKSERLYRKLSNREIEVLRYLSDGKKNNEISKILNLNEKTISTYKLRLLTKLNVTNLVDLVNKAKTLEII, encoded by the coding sequence ATGATTAAAGTATGTCTAGCAGACAATCATCCTGTGACGCACTTTGGCGTTAAGTCTTATTTTAAAGACCACGATCAAATTTCAATTGTTGCCAACGTAGGCAATTTTTCAATGGTTAGAGATATCCTTCAAACTAAGGAAATCGACATTCTAATCTTAGACTTAGAGTTAGAAGGTCTTTCTAGTATCTTCGAAATCAAATCAATCCTGAAAAATTTCCCAAAAACAAAAATTGTTATTTTCAGTGATCTTGCTGAGCAAATGTACGCTCCAAATGCAATTAAAGCAGGAGTTTCTGGGTATGTACACAAAACAGAAAAACTTGAAACATTAGGTCATTCTATTATTAAAGTACACGAAGGAAAAATCATCATCAACGAAACAGTACGTAAAAACATGGCACTTATTGCTAAACAAAGCAAAAGTGAGCGTTTGTACAGAAAACTTTCTAACCGCGAAATCGAGGTTTTACGCTACTTAAGTGATGGTAAGAAAAACAATGAAATCTCTAAAATCTTAAATCTGAACGAAAAAACGATCAGTACCTACAAACTGAGATTATTAACTAAATTGAATGTTACTAATTTAGTTGACTTAGTAAACAAAGCGAAGACTTTAGAAATTATTTAA
- the nadE gene encoding NAD(+) synthase, whose product MAKKSTIQTEKVNTHIVEWLKNYATNAKVNGFVIGISGGVDSAVTSTLCAQTGLDVLCVEMPIHQAESQVTRGREHIDQLKKRFPNVSDVKTDLTETFESFKSAVPSIEDKAKVNLALANTRARIRMTSLYYLAGIHGLLVAGTGNKVEDFGVGFYTKYGDGGVDLSPIADLMKSDVYALGEFLQIPQSILTAAPTDGLFGDNRTDEDQLGASYDELEWAMLAAESGKTASDFEGREKSVFEIYKRLNTSNKHKMDPIPVCLIPKTLK is encoded by the coding sequence ATGGCTAAAAAAAGCACAATTCAAACAGAAAAAGTAAATACGCACATTGTAGAGTGGTTAAAAAATTATGCTACTAATGCAAAAGTAAATGGTTTTGTAATTGGAATCTCTGGTGGTGTAGATTCTGCAGTAACTTCAACTTTATGCGCACAGACTGGACTGGACGTTTTATGTGTAGAAATGCCAATTCATCAGGCAGAAAGCCAAGTAACAAGAGGAAGAGAACATATTGATCAACTAAAAAAACGTTTCCCAAATGTTTCTGATGTTAAAACTGATTTGACAGAAACTTTTGAATCTTTTAAAAGTGCCGTTCCTTCAATTGAGGATAAAGCAAAAGTAAATTTAGCTTTAGCAAACACACGTGCGCGCATCAGAATGACTTCTTTATATTATTTAGCAGGAATTCATGGTTTACTTGTTGCAGGAACTGGAAACAAGGTTGAAGATTTTGGCGTAGGCTTTTATACTAAATATGGAGATGGCGGCGTAGATTTAAGTCCGATTGCTGATTTAATGAAATCTGACGTATACGCTTTAGGAGAATTTTTGCAAATTCCGCAATCCATTTTAACAGCCGCTCCTACTGATGGATTATTTGGAGACAATCGTACCGATGAGGACCAATTAGGCGCTAGTTATGACGAGTTAGAATGGGCGATGTTGGCCGCGGAGTCAGGAAAGACGGCATCTGACTTTGAGGGGAGAGAAAAATCTGTCTTTGAAATTTATAAACGATTAAACACCAGCAACAAGCACAAAATGGATCCAATTCCGGTTTGTTTAATACCAAAAACGTTAAAATAA
- the gldB gene encoding gliding motility lipoprotein GldB encodes MKIYRFAVVLCLFFLSCNQKSKVEKEVEEIPVDIKVERFDKVFFETKPQDLPKIKKQYPFFFPGNDDNVWIQKMNDPIWREVYEEVQKKYSNFEPVRKEFNELFQHVKYYFPKTKIPKVITVIGEMDYNAKSIYADSLVVVALELYLGKNHKFYEFPNYLKENFEERQIMPDVVSSFSYRNIPNSIDKSLVAQMVFEGKQLYAKDLLIPEYTDAEKMGYTPEQIKWCEENEAYMWRYFIENEMLYSEDPKLRARFIAPAPFSKFFLEIDNDSPGRVGAWIGWQMVRSYMKNNSDVSLAELFKLEPKEIFEKSKYKPKK; translated from the coding sequence ATGAAAATATATCGCTTTGCAGTGGTTCTATGCCTGTTTTTTTTGTCTTGCAATCAAAAAAGTAAGGTTGAAAAAGAAGTAGAAGAAATTCCTGTTGATATTAAAGTGGAAAGATTTGATAAGGTGTTTTTTGAGACTAAACCGCAAGATCTTCCGAAAATAAAAAAACAATACCCGTTTTTCTTTCCTGGCAACGATGATAATGTTTGGATTCAGAAAATGAATGATCCGATTTGGAGAGAAGTTTACGAAGAAGTTCAGAAAAAATACAGCAATTTTGAACCCGTTCGCAAAGAGTTTAATGAGCTTTTTCAGCACGTAAAATATTATTTTCCTAAAACTAAAATTCCTAAAGTAATTACGGTTATTGGAGAAATGGATTATAATGCAAAATCAATTTATGCAGATAGTCTAGTGGTTGTAGCTTTAGAATTGTATTTAGGGAAAAATCATAAATTTTATGAGTTTCCAAATTATTTAAAAGAGAACTTTGAAGAAAGACAAATTATGCCAGACGTAGTCTCTAGTTTTTCGTATAGAAATATTCCAAATTCAATAGATAAGAGTTTGGTTGCGCAAATGGTTTTTGAAGGGAAACAGCTTTATGCAAAAGATTTGCTGATTCCTGAATATACAGACGCAGAAAAAATGGGGTATACTCCAGAGCAAATAAAATGGTGTGAAGAAAACGAAGCCTATATGTGGCGTTATTTCATAGAAAATGAAATGCTTTATAGTGAAGACCCAAAGTTGAGAGCGCGATTTATAGCTCCAGCACCTTTTTCTAAATTCTTTTTAGAAATAGATAACGATTCTCCAGGACGAGTGGGGGCTTGGATTGGCTGGCAGATGGTACGTTCTTACATGAAAAATAATAGTGATGTTTCTTTGGCTGAATTGTTTAAGCTTGAGCCAAAAGAAATCTTCGAAAAATCAAAATATAAACCTAAGAAATAA
- the gldC gene encoding gliding motility protein GldC: protein MANINSEIKFNIELDENRVPEKLTWSAQDGGVQAEEAKAIMLSIWDSKAKETMRIDLWTKDMPVDEMKIFFHQTLVAMSDTFKRATDDEKMSDTMKDFCDYFAEKLELTKQ from the coding sequence ATGGCAAATATAAACTCAGAGATTAAATTTAATATAGAATTGGACGAAAACCGTGTTCCTGAAAAATTAACATGGAGTGCGCAAGACGGTGGAGTCCAAGCAGAAGAAGCAAAAGCAATTATGTTGTCTATTTGGGACAGCAAAGCAAAAGAAACCATGCGTATTGATTTGTGGACAAAAGACATGCCGGTAGACGAAATGAAAATTTTCTTCCACCAGACTTTAGTCGCTATGTCGGACACTTTTAAACGTGCAACAGATGACGAAAAAATGTCTGATACCATGAAAGACTTCTGTGACTACTTTGCAGAAAAATTGGAGCTTACAAAGCAATAG
- the yihA gene encoding ribosome biogenesis GTP-binding protein YihA/YsxC — MKINTAEFIVSNSDASKCPKDFLPEYAFIGRSNVGKSSLINMLTNNKNLAKTSGKPGKTQLINHFKINNNWFLVDLPGYGYAKVSKKTKSTFQKFITDYFETREQLVCAFVLIDIRHEAQNIDIEFMSYMGESEIPFCIIFTKADKISKTKIDSHIAAYKKQMFANNWAEMPQYFVTSSTESIGKEELLSYIDQVNQEVFKNNSEF, encoded by the coding sequence ATGAAAATTAACACCGCCGAATTTATTGTCAGCAATTCTGACGCATCAAAATGTCCGAAGGATTTTTTACCCGAATATGCCTTTATAGGAAGATCAAACGTAGGTAAGTCATCTTTAATAAACATGCTTACCAACAATAAAAACTTAGCCAAAACATCTGGAAAACCGGGAAAAACACAATTAATTAATCACTTCAAAATCAATAACAATTGGTTTTTGGTCGATTTACCTGGTTACGGATACGCTAAAGTTTCAAAGAAAACGAAATCAACTTTTCAGAAGTTCATCACCGATTATTTCGAAACTAGAGAGCAGCTTGTCTGCGCCTTTGTTTTGATTGATATTCGCCATGAAGCTCAAAATATCGACATCGAATTTATGTCTTATATGGGCGAAAGTGAAATTCCGTTCTGCATTATTTTCACTAAAGCAGATAAAATAAGCAAAACGAAAATAGATTCGCATATTGCAGCTTACAAAAAACAGATGTTTGCCAACAACTGGGCCGAAATGCCTCAGTATTTTGTTACCTCATCTACTGAATCTATCGGAAAAGAAGAACTTTTGTCTTACATCGATCAAGTAAATCAAGAAGTTTTTAAAAACAACTCGGAATTTTAA
- a CDS encoding alpha/beta fold hydrolase, with product MDKHYKKEGKYSYFEAGEGTPIVILHGLMGGLSNFDGVAQYFPNKGYKVVIPDLPIYTQSILKTNVKSFAKYVKDFITFKGFDKVILLGNSLGGHIALYHTKLYPEKVAGLVITGSSGLYESAMGDSYPRRGDYEYIKKKAEDVFYDPKIATPELIDEVYATANDRIKLIKTLTIAKSAIRHNMAKDLPKMTVETCIIWGKNDSVTPPNVAEEFHKLLPNSDLYWIDKCGHAAMMEHPQEFNEVLEKWLTEKNL from the coding sequence ATGGACAAACACTATAAAAAAGAAGGCAAATACAGCTATTTTGAAGCTGGAGAAGGAACTCCGATCGTTATTCTGCATGGATTAATGGGAGGTCTAAGTAACTTTGATGGTGTAGCACAATATTTCCCAAACAAAGGATATAAAGTTGTTATCCCAGATTTGCCAATATACACCCAAAGCATTTTAAAAACGAACGTAAAAAGTTTTGCGAAATACGTAAAAGACTTTATCACTTTTAAAGGTTTTGACAAAGTAATTCTTTTAGGAAATTCTCTTGGAGGACATATCGCTTTGTACCATACAAAACTTTATCCTGAGAAAGTTGCCGGACTTGTAATTACCGGAAGTTCTGGACTTTACGAAAGCGCAATGGGAGACAGTTACCCAAGAAGAGGCGATTACGAATACATTAAAAAGAAAGCCGAAGATGTATTTTATGACCCGAAAATAGCAACTCCCGAATTGATTGATGAAGTATACGCTACGGCTAATGACCGAATCAAATTAATCAAAACCTTAACTATTGCTAAGAGTGCAATTCGTCACAATATGGCTAAAGATTTGCCAAAAATGACTGTTGAAACTTGCATTATTTGGGGTAAAAATGACTCTGTAACACCTCCAAATGTAGCAGAAGAGTTCCATAAATTACTGCCAAATTCTGATTTGTACTGGATTGACAAATGCGGACACGCCGCAATGATGGAACACCCTCAAGAATTTAACGAAGTTCTTGAAAAATGGCTTACTGAAAAGAATTTATAG
- a CDS encoding division/cell wall cluster transcriptional repressor MraZ, which translates to MNTIVGTYECKVDAKGRLMMPAPLKKQLTASLQDGFVLKRSVFQPCLELYPMVEWDAMMKKINKLNRFVKKNNDFIRRFTAGVKVVEVDALGRLLVPKDLVTFASISKDVVFSSAVNIVEIWDKDLYEKSISGEDMDFADLAEEVMGNINDDEDGIS; encoded by the coding sequence TTGAACACAATTGTTGGAACATATGAATGTAAAGTCGATGCTAAAGGAAGGCTAATGATGCCTGCGCCTTTAAAAAAGCAGTTGACGGCTTCTCTTCAAGACGGATTCGTTTTGAAGCGTTCTGTTTTTCAGCCGTGTTTAGAATTGTATCCTATGGTAGAATGGGATGCGATGATGAAAAAAATCAACAAGCTTAATCGCTTTGTAAAAAAGAACAACGATTTCATTAGAAGGTTTACTGCTGGTGTTAAAGTAGTTGAGGTTGATGCATTAGGAAGATTGCTTGTTCCAAAAGATTTGGTAACGTTTGCAAGTATTTCTAAAGATGTGGTTTTTTCATCTGCGGTTAATATTGTTGAGATTTGGGACAAAGATTTATACGAGAAATCAATTAGCGGCGAAGATATGGATTTTGCAGATTTAGCCGAAGAAGTAATGGGAAATATTAATGACGACGAAGATGGAATATCATAA
- the rsmH gene encoding 16S rRNA (cytosine(1402)-N(4))-methyltransferase RsmH produces the protein MTTKMEYHNPVLLHPTVDGLNIKPDGVYVDVTFGGGGHSKEILKRLGPNGRLFAFDQDEDALANALPDERFTLINENFRFIKRFLRFHGVKSVDGILADLGVSSHQFDVPERGFSTRFDAELDMRMSQRNDLNAYRVVNEYEEQDLRRVFFDYGELKNAPVLARTIVEARKDYPIKTTEELKEVLKKFLPEKVRNKVLAQIYQAIRIEVNQEMDVLKEFIEQSLEILKPGGRFSVISYHSLEDRLVKRFIKNGMFEGEPERDFYGNFSVPYKTIGKLIVPDDEEIKINNRARSAKLRVAEKL, from the coding sequence ATGACGACGAAGATGGAATATCATAATCCGGTTTTGCTTCATCCAACAGTAGATGGTTTAAATATTAAACCTGATGGTGTGTATGTAGATGTTACGTTTGGAGGCGGTGGTCATTCAAAAGAGATTTTAAAAAGATTAGGGCCAAACGGAAGGCTGTTTGCATTTGATCAAGACGAAGATGCGCTTGCCAATGCATTGCCGGACGAAAGGTTTACCTTGATAAATGAGAATTTTAGGTTCATAAAAAGATTTTTACGTTTTCACGGAGTAAAGTCGGTTGACGGAATCTTGGCAGATTTAGGAGTTTCATCACATCAGTTTGATGTTCCTGAAAGAGGTTTCTCAACAAGATTTGATGCCGAGTTAGATATGCGGATGAGTCAAAGAAATGATTTAAATGCTTATCGGGTGGTTAACGAATATGAAGAACAGGATTTACGTCGTGTTTTTTTTGATTATGGGGAGTTGAAAAACGCGCCCGTTTTGGCAAGAACAATTGTTGAGGCTAGAAAAGATTACCCAATCAAAACGACTGAAGAATTGAAAGAAGTTCTGAAAAAGTTTTTACCGGAGAAAGTTCGAAACAAAGTTTTGGCTCAGATTTATCAGGCAATCAGAATCGAGGTAAATCAGGAAATGGATGTTTTAAAAGAATTTATTGAGCAGTCATTGGAGATTTTAAAACCAGGAGGAAGGTTTTCTGTAATCTCATACCATTCTTTAGAAGATCGTTTGGTGAAAAGATTCATTAAAAACGGAATGTTTGAAGGTGAGCCAGAAAGAGATTTTTACGGAAATTTTTCAGTTCCATACAAAACAATTGGGAAATTGATTGTTCCAGATGATGAGGAGATCAAGATTAATAATAGAGCAAGAAGTGCCAAATTAAGAGTTGCAGAAAAGCTATAA
- a CDS encoding FtsL-like putative cell division protein, translated as MKSGVFSILKARFLIHEDAVKNWRFIVFIILLAILMIANTQRYEQKVFEIAKLNNEVKELRSEFVDRRSELMKLKMESTISDKMLEKQIFPSTVPPVKIEVTKEEEKSFFKRIWQ; from the coding sequence ATGAAAAGTGGCGTATTTAGCATATTAAAAGCAAGATTCCTGATTCATGAAGATGCAGTAAAAAATTGGCGATTTATTGTCTTTATAATTCTGCTGGCCATTTTGATGATTGCAAATACACAGCGATACGAACAAAAGGTTTTTGAAATCGCGAAATTAAATAATGAAGTAAAAGAGCTGAGATCTGAATTTGTAGATCGACGTTCAGAATTGATGAAATTAAAAATGGAGTCAACCATTTCGGATAAAATGTTAGAAAAACAAATTTTTCCGTCGACAGTTCCTCCAGTTAAAATAGAAGTTACAAAAGAAGAAGAAAAAAGTTTCTTTAAAAGAATATGGCAGTAG
- a CDS encoding penicillin-binding protein has product MAVDDKHISYRIYLVAVFIFLMAIAIVVKLTNIQWVEGDYYRKLAKQRTVRNFVIPANKGNIYSADGSLLATSIPNYEIRFDAKAPKTETFEKYVKPLSDSLATVLDKPSSYFQKELRKARENKNRYYLIARNLSYTEYVKIKGFPLFSLGAFKGGIIVEQETVRKHPIGKIAERTIGYDRIDPATGIEVGKGIEWAFKSYLNGKDGKILKQKIAKGQWKPIRDVNEVDPIDGYDVISTIDVFIQDIAHHALLKQLEDYEADHGCVVVMETETGYIKAISNLGRAEDGSYYETTNYAVAESHEPGSTFKLVDLMAILEDKVADTSTVYDSHGGEIRYYGRAVRDSHRGGYGKVTLARGFELSSNTVMVQAVYDNYKSNPRKFVNHINELGLNKPLGLHFKGEGRPYVPQPGDKHWSGTTLPWMAFGYNVSVTPMQTLTLYNAVANNGVMVKPQFVSEIKEWNKTIKKFDTEVMNPKVCSPETLKKVKAVLANVVKKGTGSKLYSKDFSMAGKTGTAMVNYGNAGREGMYYASSFAGYFPADHPKYSCIVVVHKPNTSRNNYYGADVAGPVFKRIAQKIFTDAPSTNKIKKLDSRIPKQDASYDKYTAEANKKLNEIPNLKGMPGMDAIALLENLGLKVKVNGMGKVKNQSIQAGTSISKNTTIVLELS; this is encoded by the coding sequence ATGGCAGTAGACGATAAACATATATCCTACAGAATTTACCTCGTAGCAGTTTTCATCTTTTTGATGGCAATTGCTATTGTCGTTAAATTAACCAATATTCAGTGGGTTGAAGGAGATTATTACAGAAAACTGGCAAAACAGCGTACTGTGAGAAACTTTGTGATTCCTGCAAACAAAGGGAATATTTATTCTGCTGACGGAAGTTTATTGGCAACATCGATCCCAAATTATGAAATTCGTTTTGATGCTAAAGCGCCAAAAACAGAAACTTTCGAAAAATATGTAAAGCCATTGTCAGATTCGTTGGCAACGGTTTTAGATAAACCAAGTAGTTATTTTCAGAAAGAATTACGAAAAGCACGTGAAAATAAAAACCGTTATTACCTCATTGCTCGCAATTTGAGTTACACTGAGTATGTGAAAATTAAAGGTTTTCCGTTGTTCAGTTTAGGAGCTTTCAAAGGAGGAATTATAGTAGAGCAAGAAACGGTTAGAAAACATCCAATTGGAAAAATTGCAGAAAGAACAATTGGTTACGACCGTATTGATCCAGCAACTGGAATAGAGGTAGGAAAAGGAATTGAATGGGCTTTTAAAAGTTATCTGAACGGAAAAGATGGTAAAATTTTAAAGCAAAAAATTGCAAAAGGGCAATGGAAACCAATTCGTGATGTAAACGAGGTAGATCCAATTGATGGTTACGATGTGATTTCGACTATAGATGTTTTTATACAAGATATTGCGCACCACGCTTTGTTGAAACAATTGGAAGATTACGAAGCAGATCACGGTTGTGTGGTTGTTATGGAAACGGAAACAGGATACATAAAAGCGATTTCAAATTTAGGAAGAGCAGAAGATGGTTCTTATTACGAAACAACAAATTATGCGGTTGCTGAATCTCACGAGCCGGGATCGACTTTTAAATTGGTTGATCTAATGGCGATTTTAGAAGATAAAGTAGCTGACACAAGTACGGTTTACGATAGCCATGGCGGGGAAATCAGATATTATGGAAGAGCCGTTCGTGATTCGCATAGAGGTGGTTACGGAAAAGTTACTTTAGCACGCGGATTTGAACTTTCTTCTAATACAGTAATGGTTCAGGCAGTTTATGACAATTATAAAAGTAACCCGCGTAAGTTTGTAAATCATATTAATGAATTAGGTTTAAATAAACCATTAGGATTGCATTTTAAAGGAGAAGGAAGACCTTATGTTCCACAGCCTGGAGACAAACATTGGTCAGGAACTACGCTTCCATGGATGGCTTTTGGATACAATGTTTCGGTTACGCCAATGCAGACTTTAACTTTATATAATGCGGTTGCGAATAATGGGGTAATGGTAAAACCACAATTTGTATCAGAAATTAAAGAATGGAATAAAACCATTAAAAAGTTCGATACAGAAGTAATGAATCCAAAGGTTTGTTCGCCTGAAACGCTAAAAAAAGTAAAAGCAGTTTTGGCGAATGTGGTAAAAAAAGGAACAGGTTCTAAGTTGTATTCGAAAGATTTCTCAATGGCAGGAAAAACAGGAACAGCTATGGTGAATTATGGTAACGCAGGAAGAGAAGGAATGTATTATGCATCTTCTTTCGCAGGTTATTTCCCAGCCGATCATCCTAAATATTCTTGTATTGTAGTGGTTCATAAGCCAAATACATCTAGAAATAACTATTACGGAGCAGATGTTGCTGGGCCAGTTTTCAAAAGAATCGCCCAAAAGATTTTTACTGATGCGCCTTCGACAAATAAAATTAAAAAATTAGATTCTAGGATTCCAAAACAGGATGCTAGTTATGATAAATATACGGCTGAAGCTAATAAAAAGCTGAACGAGATTCCGAATTTAAAAGGAATGCCAGGAATGGATGCAATTGCTTTATTGGAAAATTTAGGTTTGAAAGTAAAAGTAAATGGAATGGGGAAAGTGAAGAATCAATCAATTCAAGCGGGAACCAGTATTAGTAAAAACACAACAATTGTATTAGAATTATCGTGA